A genomic stretch from Desulfurococcaceae archaeon MEX13E-LK6-19 includes:
- a CDS encoding CDP-alcohol phosphatidyltransferase family protein, translated as MLTRLRKIFSKYIEYIAKILSKTGLTPNHITILSLPVSLLALYAALNNDIIAFAILILVTGFLDVLDGALARITGKVTKFGAFLDSSIDRIVDGLFILSLYYVLKVSVIEVFILILVSFMISYTRARAEALGIKMEGIGLIERAERILFIFSIAILSIYNKFTAIVVFYVLLILSVITVIQRIYYVYKVLGQVR; from the coding sequence TTGCTGACTAGACTCAGGAAAATCTTCTCCAAATACATCGAATATATAGCAAAAATCTTATCAAAAACAGGGCTTACTCCAAACCATATAACAATATTATCGTTACCAGTATCATTGCTGGCACTATATGCGGCATTAAACAATGACATCATAGCCTTTGCTATATTAATTCTGGTAACAGGATTCCTTGATGTACTAGATGGGGCATTAGCGCGTATAACAGGAAAAGTAACGAAATTCGGGGCATTCCTGGACTCATCAATCGATCGTATTGTTGACGGGTTATTTATCTTATCTCTATATTATGTACTAAAAGTCAGTGTCATAGAAGTGTTTATACTGATACTTGTATCATTTATGATAAGTTACACCAGAGCTAGAGCAGAAGCCTTGGGCATAAAAATGGAAGGAATAGGTCTTATCGAAAGAGCTGAGAGGATACTATTTATATTCAGCATAGCTATCTTATCAATATACAATAAGTTTACAGCTATTGTAGTGTTCTATGTACTATTAATATTATCGGTTATAACTGTGATTCAACGAATTTATTATGTATATAAAGTTCTTGGACAAGTCAGATAG
- a CDS encoding TIM barrel protein has translation MPKLRFGPAGKPVDYKKTDITGVPEFLHSIGLNAFEYQAVRGVKISEEKARRLGEEAKKYDVLLSMHGPYYINFGSPEKKIFEASIKRLEDSIQACKWMEAYIVVFHPGYYKGTTPEEAVKRTIEALKIVDEFRKSIGAKNVWLGPETTGKVTQIGTLEENIEICRNIDNCKPVVDWAHMYARSQGKYITTIDHVIEVITMIEKELGKNAVSPLHMHFSKIDYGKGGEKEHHTLAEEGYGPDFRIICKGLVEVGVDGVIISESPILEKDAIVMKNICKEICGAECIAD, from the coding sequence ATGCCGAAGTTGCGTTTTGGTCCTGCTGGCAAGCCTGTAGACTATAAAAAGACTGATATTACTGGCGTACCAGAGTTTCTTCATAGTATTGGGCTCAATGCGTTTGAGTACCAGGCAGTCAGAGGAGTTAAGATAAGTGAGGAAAAAGCGAGACGATTAGGTGAAGAGGCCAAGAAGTATGATGTTCTCTTGAGTATGCATGGGCCATACTACATAAACTTTGGTTCACCTGAGAAGAAAATATTTGAAGCAAGTATCAAGAGGCTCGAAGATAGTATACAGGCCTGTAAATGGATGGAGGCATATATTGTGGTATTTCATCCAGGATACTATAAGGGAACAACTCCTGAGGAGGCGGTGAAAAGAACTATTGAAGCCCTAAAAATAGTTGATGAATTCAGGAAAAGTATTGGTGCAAAAAATGTTTGGTTAGGACCTGAAACAACAGGGAAAGTTACGCAGATTGGTACACTTGAAGAAAATATAGAGATCTGTAGGAATATTGATAACTGTAAACCTGTTGTTGATTGGGCACACATGTATGCTAGAAGCCAAGGAAAATACATTACGACGATAGATCATGTAATCGAAGTAATTACTATGATAGAGAAAGAACTAGGTAAAAATGCTGTTTCACCTCTACACATGCATTTCTCGAAAATAGATTATGGAAAAGGTGGAGAGAAAGAACATCACACGTTAGCAGAGGAAGGCTATGGGCCTGATTTTAGAATAATATGTAAAGGATTAGTAGAAGTAGGTGTTGATGGCGTAATAATTAGTGAAAGCCCGATCCTCGAGAAAGATGCTATAGTTATGAAGAATATATGTAAAGAAATCTGTGGTGCTGAGTGTATTGCTGACTAG
- a CDS encoding ATPase: MAPPIILNKPARMYKALIVVSKNDRDKTIKVLQKTGLLHIAEKEQKVVDYIKLLDRIRRGLDKIEYMFSYIRGMVIDVKITVNDIIETDIEKILNDVDDMYEKIRFLEDSIRRLREKINTLQNLHTMLSLLPRNLSLDYISFDGKYVSAKLIYGPISSVNAFLEETRVVVEYKVTHQEHVLAIIIYPKFIEEEVLKNIRLQGITLIQIPTEYMEKYRLIGELVTALVNEAKSLSEKVSETEKQLDNYIKQIIEDLAKYKIILENTYKKIEAITNTVPRKYLTLIEGWVPKKYVDKLYSALGSHGIKCYIDLKEPSAVDEPPSLLDNPPVINYYEPIVKFLGVPRYNEWDPTPIISYSFALFYGLMIGDMGYAIALILITFLLLDKLAGYSESIDYIKFKKSFIVSNIVGFAVGLISGTFLGDVSDRLGFRPALTSLFGGISAIFTDPLMFLVASIIIGLIHVNIAHIIALIKFIKNKSVGEILSETGLFVSEIFGIPYIMYKMLHVSLPFINDYNASLFLYGALVGVLMIIVGMIKSMGGLGLLMWIFNITGLLGDVLSYSRIAGVGLATIYLATSFNTMASMAYNGLVSMMHGNPVGVALGIVVALLIAIFGHFINTALSAIGAFIHSLRLCFVEFLTKFYEGTGYPFEPLKVVIRRKLVIE; this comes from the coding sequence ATGGCGCCACCAATAATTCTTAATAAACCCGCACGTATGTACAAAGCCTTAATTGTCGTTAGCAAGAATGATAGAGATAAAACTATAAAAGTACTTCAAAAAACGGGATTACTGCATATTGCTGAAAAAGAACAGAAGGTAGTAGACTACATTAAACTCTTGGATAGGATAAGGCGTGGACTAGACAAAATTGAGTACATGTTTTCTTATATCAGAGGCATGGTAATCGATGTAAAGATAACAGTAAATGACATAATCGAAACAGATATTGAAAAAATACTTAATGACGTTGATGACATGTATGAAAAAATAAGGTTTCTCGAAGATAGTATCAGGAGACTTAGAGAAAAAATCAATACCCTTCAAAACCTTCATACAATGCTTAGTCTTCTGCCTCGTAATCTATCGCTCGACTATATATCATTTGATGGAAAGTATGTCTCAGCAAAACTAATTTATGGCCCCATTAGTAGCGTGAATGCTTTTCTTGAGGAAACTAGAGTAGTAGTAGAATACAAAGTTACTCACCAAGAACACGTGTTAGCAATTATTATTTACCCCAAGTTTATTGAAGAAGAGGTTTTGAAGAATATTCGTTTACAAGGAATAACACTTATCCAAATACCTACTGAATACATGGAGAAGTATAGATTAATTGGTGAATTAGTTACTGCACTCGTGAATGAAGCAAAATCATTATCTGAAAAAGTAAGTGAAACAGAAAAACAACTAGATAACTACATAAAACAGATTATTGAAGACCTAGCTAAATACAAAATAATTCTCGAAAACACATACAAGAAGATCGAAGCAATAACAAATACTGTCCCGAGAAAATACCTGACATTAATAGAGGGATGGGTTCCCAAGAAATATGTAGATAAACTCTATAGTGCGCTAGGAAGCCATGGAATTAAATGCTATATTGATTTAAAGGAGCCTTCTGCAGTTGATGAACCCCCATCATTACTCGACAATCCTCCAGTAATAAATTACTACGAGCCTATTGTCAAGTTCCTTGGAGTACCTAGATATAATGAGTGGGATCCTACACCAATAATATCGTATTCATTTGCGCTCTTCTATGGACTGATGATTGGCGATATGGGTTATGCTATAGCTTTAATACTTATAACATTTCTACTTCTTGATAAACTGGCAGGTTATAGCGAGAGCATTGACTACATAAAATTTAAGAAATCATTCATAGTATCAAACATCGTAGGTTTTGCAGTAGGATTAATAAGTGGCACATTCCTTGGCGATGTCTCAGACCGTTTAGGATTCAGACCTGCTCTCACATCATTGTTTGGCGGTATATCAGCCATATTCACTGATCCACTGATGTTCCTTGTAGCTTCAATAATAATTGGGCTCATCCATGTAAACATAGCACACATCATAGCCCTAATCAAATTCATTAAAAACAAGAGTGTAGGCGAAATCTTATCAGAAACGGGCTTATTCGTATCAGAAATATTCGGTATACCATACATAATGTATAAAATGCTACACGTGAGCCTCCCATTTATAAACGATTATAACGCCTCGTTATTCCTCTATGGTGCACTAGTAGGCGTCTTAATGATAATAGTAGGCATGATAAAAAGTATGGGGGGACTAGGACTACTAATGTGGATCTTCAACATAACTGGTCTTCTAGGCGACGTACTTAGCTACTCGAGAATAGCTGGCGTAGGGCTCGCAACAATATATCTTGCTACAAGCTTCAACACAATGGCTTCTATGGCATACAACGGATTAGTTTCAATGATGCATGGAAACCCTGTGGGAGTAGCATTAGGAATAGTAGTAGCACTTCTTATCGCTATATTTGGTCACTTCATAAACACTGCATTGAGTGCTATAGGTGCATTCATTCACTCACTAAGACTTTGCTTCGTAGAATTTCTAACGAAGTTTTATGAAGGAACAGGTTACCCGTTTGAGCCATTGAAAGTAGTTATTAGAAGAAAACTTGTAATAGAGTAA
- a CDS encoding NUDIX hydrolase — MTTQRIVFEGRRFKVVTEDHLLPNGKTVYREYVDFPETVMVLPVLDDDKIVLVYQYRAPIRKWIYEVPAGVVEPGEDIEEAAKRELLEETGYIPRRLEKVFHLYLAPGYSTEKIHAFIATELERREPQPEAYEVIKIVELPLDKVIEMIKNKEIEDSKTVALILYYYNFIYKNKIKH; from the coding sequence ATGACAACACAAAGAATAGTATTTGAGGGAAGAAGATTTAAGGTTGTTACAGAAGATCACTTGCTACCCAATGGTAAAACCGTATACCGAGAATATGTAGACTTTCCTGAAACAGTAATGGTTCTTCCTGTACTTGATGATGACAAAATTGTACTTGTCTACCAGTATAGGGCACCAATTAGAAAATGGATCTATGAGGTGCCTGCGGGTGTTGTAGAGCCTGGTGAAGATATTGAGGAAGCAGCTAAAAGAGAGCTTCTTGAAGAAACAGGCTATATACCAAGGAGGCTAGAGAAGGTTTTCCACTTATACTTAGCGCCCGGATATAGTACCGAAAAAATACATGCATTCATAGCAACAGAACTAGAGAGAAGGGAGCCTCAGCCCGAAGCTTATGAAGTCATAAAAATTGTTGAACTACCACTAGACAAGGTAATCGAAATGATAAAAAACAAGGAAATAGAGGATTCTAAAACAGTTGCGCTAATACTCTATTACTACAACTTTATTTACAAAAATAAAATTAAGCATTAA
- a CDS encoding ATPase, whose translation MVDPIAQGLALAGGALALAGGVLGSSLGIGAAGSAGATALAEDPKQLRNVLLLAALPMTQTFYGLIVLINIIFYVSGHAELDIAKGLAVLTIGFMVGVAEAASAKKQGDICAAGIIELPRTRGKITFNAVILAVYVELIGILGMVFSFMALSLIG comes from the coding sequence ATGGTTGATCCTATAGCACAAGGGCTTGCTTTAGCAGGTGGTGCATTAGCTTTAGCGGGAGGAGTCCTAGGATCTTCCTTGGGAATCGGTGCAGCTGGTTCGGCTGGTGCAACAGCGCTAGCCGAAGACCCTAAGCAGCTAAGAAACGTTCTTCTACTAGCAGCTTTGCCCATGACCCAGACATTTTATGGACTTATAGTATTGATAAACATAATATTCTATGTTAGTGGGCACGCAGAATTAGATATAGCAAAAGGACTAGCTGTTTTAACAATAGGGTTCATGGTAGGAGTAGCTGAGGCTGCTTCCGCTAAGAAACAAGGAGATATTTGTGCAGCAGGTATTATCGAGCTACCTAGGACACGAGGAAAGATAACATTTAATGCTGTCATACTGGCCGTTTACGTAGAATTGATTGGTATCTTAGGAATGGTATTCTCATTCATGGCCTTATCATTGATCGGATAA
- a CDS encoding ATPase: MTDPIAQGLGYAGGVMALIGGLYGASIGIGLAGSAGTAAMTEDPQQFKKILLLAALPMAQIFFGLVIMLNFIIYVNNHPDIDIMRGLALLSIGFMAGVAQAYSAKKLGDVCAAGIAELPRTKGKITLNTMILTVYAGLIGILALALSFMAISLIG; encoded by the coding sequence ATGACTGACCCAATAGCGCAGGGGCTAGGGTATGCTGGCGGCGTTATGGCTCTAATAGGAGGATTGTATGGAGCATCTATAGGTATAGGACTGGCCGGAAGTGCTGGAACAGCAGCCATGACAGAAGATCCACAACAATTTAAGAAAATACTTCTACTTGCAGCATTACCTATGGCACAAATATTCTTTGGCCTAGTCATAATGCTAAATTTTATCATTTACGTAAATAATCATCCCGATATAGACATTATGCGTGGCTTAGCATTACTATCAATAGGTTTTATGGCGGGTGTTGCACAAGCTTATTCTGCTAAAAAACTAGGCGATGTCTGTGCTGCAGGTATAGCTGAGCTTCCGCGTACAAAAGGAAAAATAACTTTGAACACAATGATTTTAACTGTCTACGCTGGTCTAATAGGTATTCTCGCGCTTGCACTCTCCTTTATGGCTATATCATTGATCGGATAA
- a CDS encoding V-type ATP synthase subunit A has product MNKGVIRRVSGPLVIADGMKGSRVYEVVEVGEERLIGEIIGVEGEKAIIQVYEDTTGLRVGDPVYGTGHPLAAELGPGLIGSIFDGIQRPLPILSELVGIFVRKGVKASSLPREKKWHFKPLVKKGDKVEPGDIIGVVEETSIFQHKIMVPPGVSGIVEEIVPEGEYTIVEPIAKINGTEVTMLQKWPVRKPRPYRKKLEPYMPLFTGQRVIDFFFPLARGGKAAIPGGFGTGKTITLQQLTKWSEVDVAIYVGCGERGNEMADALHSFRKLKDPRTGKPLVDRSVFIANTSNMPVAAREASIFLGVTLGEYFRDMGYNVLLVADSTSRWAEAMREISGRLEELPGEEGYPAYLGSRLASFYERSGHVITLGRPEREGSLTIMGAVSPPGADFSEPVTQATLRIVRALYALDVNLAYRRHYPAVNWLTSYSLYVENVAEYWHKNIDPEWRKLRDEAMTILQKEAELEELVRLVGTEALPEEDKLVLEVARMIREDFLQQNAFHPVDTYCPPKKAALMMRAILLFYNMGLKAVRQGVTVDKIRELPCRVKIARMKEIPNKDFEPEFKKLFDAIKNDFSNLLKEVGFSEHII; this is encoded by the coding sequence ATCAATAAAGGTGTCATTAGGAGAGTTTCAGGACCCCTCGTCATAGCTGATGGTATGAAAGGTAGCAGGGTATACGAAGTTGTCGAGGTTGGTGAAGAAAGACTTATCGGCGAAATAATAGGTGTTGAAGGAGAGAAAGCTATAATACAGGTCTACGAAGACACTACAGGCCTACGTGTAGGCGACCCTGTTTACGGTACGGGCCATCCTCTTGCCGCTGAATTAGGTCCTGGACTCATAGGATCAATTTTCGATGGAATTCAAAGACCTCTGCCGATTTTGTCTGAGCTTGTAGGAATATTTGTAAGGAAAGGAGTGAAAGCCTCTTCTCTACCCCGCGAGAAAAAATGGCATTTCAAGCCATTAGTTAAGAAAGGAGATAAGGTTGAGCCCGGAGATATCATAGGTGTTGTCGAGGAGACAAGTATTTTCCAACATAAAATAATGGTTCCGCCAGGCGTTAGCGGTATTGTTGAGGAAATAGTGCCCGAAGGAGAGTACACTATCGTAGAACCTATCGCGAAAATTAATGGTACAGAAGTTACGATGCTTCAAAAATGGCCTGTTAGAAAACCAAGACCATATAGAAAGAAGCTAGAACCATACATGCCGTTGTTTACTGGACAGAGAGTAATAGACTTCTTCTTCCCCCTAGCACGTGGAGGAAAAGCCGCTATTCCCGGAGGATTCGGTACTGGTAAAACCATTACATTACAGCAGCTCACCAAGTGGAGCGAAGTCGATGTAGCAATCTATGTTGGTTGTGGCGAGAGAGGAAACGAGATGGCTGATGCTCTACATAGTTTCAGGAAACTAAAAGACCCAAGAACAGGAAAGCCCCTTGTTGATCGAAGCGTGTTTATCGCAAATACGAGCAACATGCCTGTAGCAGCTAGAGAAGCTAGTATCTTCCTCGGGGTAACATTAGGTGAGTACTTCAGAGACATGGGGTACAATGTACTGCTTGTAGCTGATTCGACAAGTAGATGGGCTGAAGCTATGAGAGAAATTTCCGGTAGACTAGAAGAGCTCCCAGGAGAAGAAGGTTATCCAGCTTACCTGGGTTCAAGACTGGCTAGTTTCTATGAGAGAAGTGGTCACGTAATAACTCTTGGTAGGCCCGAGAGAGAAGGAAGCCTCACCATAATGGGTGCAGTGTCCCCACCTGGCGCTGATTTCTCTGAGCCAGTTACACAAGCCACTCTCCGTATTGTTAGAGCACTATATGCTCTCGATGTGAACCTCGCGTATAGAAGACATTATCCAGCAGTTAACTGGCTGACGAGTTATAGTCTTTACGTCGAGAATGTTGCTGAATACTGGCATAAAAACATAGATCCTGAGTGGAGGAAACTACGAGATGAGGCAATGACAATCCTCCAGAAAGAAGCTGAACTAGAAGAACTTGTCAGGCTCGTGGGTACAGAAGCTCTTCCTGAAGAAGACAAGCTTGTACTAGAGGTAGCTAGAATGATTAGAGAAGACTTTCTGCAACAAAACGCATTCCACCCGGTTGATACTTATTGCCCGCCAAAGAAAGCGGCATTAATGATGAGAGCAATCCTATTATTCTACAATATGGGCTTGAAGGCTGTTAGACAAGGTGTAACTGTTGATAAAATACGTGAGCTTCCTTGTAGAGTAAAAATAGCTAGAATGAAGGAAATACCCAACAAGGATTTTGAACCCGAGTTCAAGAAACTCTTCGATGCAATAAAGAATGATTTCTCAAATTTACTAAAGGAGGTGGGGTTTAGTGAACACATCATATAG
- a CDS encoding V-type ATP synthase subunit B translates to MNTSYSLAIRESRKLYRAQGSLLIAEPLPGVKYGEVVEVTLGTGETRLGQVIDVSREATVIQVFGGVSEVDLKNSSVKYKGETFKAPVSIDMLGRMFDGLGRPIDGGPPIVPEDYLDINGSPLNPAARLPPSEFIETGISAIDGLNSIVRGQKLPIFSGSGLPHNRIAAQIVRQARVKKTEEKFAIVFAAIGIAYDDAMFFIENFRKYGALEHTVAFINTADSPVIERIATPRIALTVAEHLAWKHDMHVLVILTDMTNYCEALRELSAAREEVPSRRGYPGYMYTDLASIYERAGRVEGKKGSITQMPILTMPDDDITHPIPDLTGYITEGQLVLSRALWHRGIYPPFDILMSLSRLMKDGVGPGKTREDHYGVFMELYSAYAEGVRLRELSVIVGKEALSPRDKKYLEFADRFEREFIGQGEYERRTIEETLDKGWELLAILPEEELKKVSIEHIRKYHPKYRKKSSTT, encoded by the coding sequence GTGAACACATCATATAGCCTGGCTATAAGAGAATCACGTAAATTATATAGGGCTCAAGGAAGCCTACTAATTGCTGAACCTCTTCCCGGTGTAAAGTATGGAGAAGTAGTTGAGGTAACACTTGGTACAGGAGAAACAAGGCTTGGCCAAGTAATCGATGTCAGCAGGGAAGCAACAGTAATACAGGTATTTGGCGGCGTAAGTGAAGTTGATCTAAAGAACTCTAGCGTGAAATATAAAGGAGAGACATTCAAAGCACCTGTAAGTATAGACATGCTTGGAAGAATGTTTGATGGTTTAGGTAGACCTATTGATGGAGGACCACCGATCGTCCCAGAAGACTACCTTGATATAAATGGTTCACCATTGAATCCGGCTGCAAGACTGCCTCCATCAGAATTCATTGAAACAGGTATTTCAGCTATCGATGGCTTGAACAGTATTGTCAGAGGACAAAAACTACCCATATTCTCTGGCTCAGGTCTGCCTCACAACAGAATTGCTGCACAAATCGTTAGACAGGCACGTGTTAAAAAGACTGAAGAGAAATTCGCCATAGTATTCGCCGCTATAGGGATTGCTTACGACGACGCAATGTTTTTCATAGAAAACTTCAGGAAATACGGCGCTCTAGAACATACAGTGGCTTTCATAAACACAGCAGATTCACCCGTAATCGAGAGAATAGCAACACCAAGAATAGCATTGACTGTAGCAGAACACCTAGCTTGGAAACACGATATGCATGTACTAGTCATTCTAACAGACATGACAAACTACTGTGAAGCATTAAGAGAATTGAGTGCAGCAAGAGAGGAAGTACCAAGTAGAAGAGGATACCCTGGATACATGTACACAGACCTAGCATCAATATATGAGAGAGCAGGACGTGTTGAAGGCAAGAAAGGAAGTATAACACAAATGCCCATACTAACAATGCCAGACGACGACATAACTCATCCTATACCAGATTTGACTGGATATATAACCGAGGGGCAATTAGTCTTGTCAAGAGCGCTATGGCATAGAGGAATCTACCCGCCTTTCGACATATTAATGAGTCTCTCACGTCTAATGAAAGACGGTGTTGGTCCGGGTAAGACTCGTGAAGACCACTACGGAGTATTCATGGAACTTTACAGTGCCTATGCAGAAGGAGTTAGACTAAGAGAACTATCTGTAATCGTTGGTAAGGAGGCGTTATCACCAAGAGATAAGAAGTATCTCGAGTTCGCTGATAGGTTCGAGAGAGAATTTATAGGTCAAGGCGAGTATGAGCGTAGAACAATAGAGGAAACGCTTGACAAGGGATGGGAATTGCTTGCAATTCTACCAGAAGAAGAACTGAAGAAAGTTAGTATAGAACATATACGTAAATACCATCCAAAATACAGGAAAAAGAGTAGCACAACCTAA
- a CDS encoding class II aldolase/adducin family protein: MKFLVETLLTNPRGGNGSIRIDEYIWITPSGIPKNKLKPHDLVLYDMKTKEFKGFYKPSIEYRIHIMTYENIGEAKAVLHAHLPLATGIASVNGVNWVYETFSEIEYSTGKVELVDPAPPGSLELARNVVNAFINGARTVIVPRHGVFAWGRSVEEALDAIVGLENAAKYYIARILLVKML, translated from the coding sequence ATGAAATTTCTTGTAGAAACACTACTTACTAACCCTCGTGGAGGAAATGGTAGTATACGTATAGACGAGTATATTTGGATAACTCCAAGCGGTATTCCCAAAAATAAGCTTAAACCTCATGATCTCGTATTATATGATATGAAAACAAAGGAGTTTAAGGGATTTTACAAGCCATCTATAGAGTATAGAATACATATAATGACATATGAAAACATTGGTGAAGCCAAGGCAGTTCTCCATGCACATTTACCATTAGCTACGGGTATTGCGTCTGTGAATGGGGTCAACTGGGTTTATGAAACATTTTCGGAAATAGAGTATAGTACTGGTAAGGTTGAACTAGTGGATCCAGCTCCGCCGGGCTCTCTCGAATTAGCCAGAAATGTTGTTAATGCCTTCATTAACGGTGCTAGAACAGTTATAGTACCACGCCATGGAGTGTTTGCATGGGGGAGAAGTGTTGAAGAAGCTCTTGACGCAATTGTTGGGTTAGAAAATGCTGCAAAATATTATATTGCGAGGATTCTTTTAGTGAAAATGCTTTAG
- a CDS encoding MBL fold metallo-hydrolase → MATNKRSNDITITVIVNDETKHKMLKRVHGLSLYIEAYGLILVFDTGPSSDILQYNSEKLNIDLSLIDAAIISHTHSDHIGGLPYIGWLAPSSSVYLPYDPGSSVIGYIKKQGLRPCEVLDWLSITSRIYVTKPFYGPPWEQSLVIRSNKGLLVITGCSHPGINNIVEEVMNYFNDEVHGVIGGLHLANAPDNVIVQTIDKLMEKVNMLVPLHCSGRRAIDYVVKKYNDKVVIAGAGDLIEI, encoded by the coding sequence TTGGCTACGAATAAAAGAAGCAATGATATAACCATAACGGTTATTGTCAATGATGAAACTAAGCATAAAATGTTAAAAAGAGTACATGGTCTTTCATTGTATATTGAAGCCTATGGATTAATACTCGTTTTCGACACAGGTCCTTCAAGTGATATACTGCAGTATAATTCTGAAAAGTTGAATATAGATCTAAGCCTTATTGATGCCGCTATAATATCGCACACACATTCAGACCATATAGGGGGATTACCATACATAGGATGGCTGGCCCCATCCTCTTCTGTATATCTGCCCTATGATCCAGGTTCTTCGGTAATTGGGTATATCAAAAAGCAAGGATTAAGGCCATGTGAAGTACTCGACTGGCTATCTATAACAAGCAGGATTTATGTGACAAAACCATTCTATGGTCCACCATGGGAACAATCACTAGTAATACGGAGTAATAAGGGGTTACTAGTTATAACAGGATGCAGCCATCCCGGAATAAATAATATTGTTGAGGAAGTGATGAATTATTTTAACGATGAAGTTCATGGTGTCATAGGTGGTTTACACTTAGCAAATGCTCCAGATAATGTTATAGTTCAAACAATAGACAAACTTATGGAAAAAGTGAATATGCTTGTTCCTCTTCATTGTAGTGGGAGGCGTGCAATAGATTATGTTGTTAAAAAATATAATGATAAAGTAGTTATTGCTGGCGCAGGTGATTTAATAGAGATTTAG